AGAACAGGAACGTGCAGATGGGGTCAGCAATCTTATATTCTGGCTGGAAGAAACAAATTGAGTAGAGAAGAGAAAATTGAGTAATATCAgacatgttaatgttaaatgtACTGAGTATACTTTAAGAGTAGTATTTCTCAAAGAGCACAATATCTCTATAGGCCGATATTTGATCCAAAGGATAAAGCTGAAGTAAATATTTTTAGTAATGGTTATAATACTAAATGGATATAGGACATTGACAATTTCTTGTGTaactgtccatccatccatcttcgtccgcttatccggtatcgggtcgcgggggtagcagctccagcaggggaccccaaactttcctttcccgagccacattaaccagctccgactgggggatcccgaggcgttcccaggccaggttggagatataatccctccacctagtcctgggtcttccctgaggcctcctcccagctggacgtgcctggaacacctccctagggaggcgcccagggggcatccttaccagaagcccaaaccacctcaactggctcctttcaacgtgaaggagcagtggctgtactccgagctcctcacagatgactgagcttctcaccctctctctaagggagacgccagccaccctcctgaggaaacccatttcggctgcttgtaccctggatcttgttctttcggtcatgacccagccttcatgaccataggtgaaggtaggaacgaaaacttaccggtagattgagagctttgccttctggctcagctctcattttgtcacaacggtgcgataaattgaatgtaataccgcacctgctgtaccacagctcctcaccgcagcttcagcaatggaaactttgaacattgtccactcgggttcaatgcccccagcctccacagggatgcacgaaaaagctccaccggaggtgtgagttgaaagtctgtcggacaggggcctcctcagacgttcccaatttacccacagtacccgtttgggcttaccaggtctgtccagagtcttccccccaccccctgacccaactcaccaccagatggtgatcggttgacagctccgcccctctcttcacccgagtgtccaaaacatatggcctcagatcagatgaaagcgattataaaatcgatcattgacctttggcctagggtgctctgagtaccaagtacacttatgagcatccctatgttcgaacatggtgttcgttatagacaatccatgactagcacagaagtccaacaacaaacaaccactctggtttagatcagggaggccgttcctcccaatcacgcctctccatgtgtctccatcattacccacgtgcgcgttgaagtccccccgagcagaactatggagtccccgactggagccccatgcaggactccactcaaggtctccaagaaggccgaatactctgaactcttgtttggtgcatatgcacaaacaacagtcagagttttcccccccacaacccgcaggcgtagggaggcgaccctctcgtccaccgggttaaactccaacgtagcggcgctcagccgggggcttgtgagtatccccacacccgcctggcgcctcacaccctgggcaactccagagaagaaaagagtccaacccctatccaggagtatggttccagaaccaagactgtgcgtagaggtaagccccaccagatctaaccggtagcgctccacctcccgcacaagttccggctccttcccccacagagaggtgacattccacgtccccagagccagcctctgctgcccgggtctggtccgtcgaggcccctgaccttcactgccacccatgtggcacagcaggtgcggtattacattcaatttatcgcaccgttgtgacgaaaagagagctgagccagaaggcaaagctctcaatctaccggtcagtttttgttcctaccctcacctatggtcatgaaggctgggtcatgaccgaaagaacaagatccagggtacaagcggccgaaatgggtttcctcaggagggtagctggtgtctcccttagagatagggtgagaagctcagttatccgtgaggagctcggagtagagccgctgctcctttgcgtcgaaaggagccagttgaggtggttcgggcatctggtaaggatgccccctgggcgcctccctagggaggtgttccaggcacgtccagctgggaggaggcctcgggggagacccaggactaggtggagggattatatctctaacctggcctgggaacgcctcgggatcccccagtcggagctggttaatgtggcccgggaaagggaagtttggggtcccctgctggagctgctacccccgccacccgaccccggataagcggatgaagattgatggatggatggatatttagTGCTtcattatattgtttttttttcacttctaGAGAGACTCCTAACCTTAAAGAAGATAATGATGGCGCTGAGAAACACGCTGACGCTCTGGAGAAGATCTCCCAACACATGGGCGAAGGCTGCTCGCACACTGGCgttgccctgctgtgccctctgtcctgaaagaaagaaagtagttCAGTAAGATCTATAAAGATAAGTATACATCATTTTATAATCCACTAATGCAGTGCAGTTCAAAACATGCCTGTTGGAAACGGGCCGATTGCGAACCACTGTACTCTAATAAACTTACTGTGTTCCTTAATGTGGCTGTGCCCTTGACCCCCGTGACTGTGGCCGTGCCCGGGTGAACTGAGACCCCCGTGACTGTGGCCGTGGCCGGACTGGTGAAGAGCGAAGGCCATGCTTTTGAGAGTAGGAACAAAGTTATTTCAAAGTGTGAAAATCAGCTCTGAGATACAACACAAACTTCTTCAAGAGTCCATGAAAGTAGATTTAGTATTGCCCTCCTCTCTGTATCGGCTTTAATTAAATCATAAATATTCAAAGATAAAAGCAGCATAAATGagaactgtgtgtgtattttactcACATAATATTAGCCACCACTGCACAACCAGAGGTAATGAGCATGATAGTGCCCTCGATGGTGTAGTCATCGTTGAGAATGCGCTCCACAGCCAGGTAAACCAACACTCCTGTTACCAGCCAGATGGTGAAAACTGACAGCAGCGCACCCAGGATCTCTGCATGGGACGAGAAATGAGGAAGAAACTCAATCAAGACAAATACAACAACTGCGGTCAATAACTGACTGGAAGCTTTTTCAATACAAGATTTTCCAACTCCAAATAATCCAAAGAAGAACCGGAAAATtattagattaaacaaactgttcacaGAAGTGGTCTGCTTGCAAGTTAATATGTACCAAAACAATCACCTTCATGTGATTCAGAACCCACCACACGAGTCTGTGGCTTTACTGTCAGTCCAAAATTACGATGGCTTGcaaattttgttttaattttcctttagttgtttaaaaaaacatatatacatttaagtattttcttttaaaacatcCTATTTGATTTGAATTTAGATAAGCATTAACTATCATAGTCAACCGACAATTAGTCATCCATGTAGTAACTAAGTGGACAGTAAAAACGATGCATATCGCAAAAACTAGGACAAAGGACGCTCACCGTCGGCCAAACTTGGACAATTTCACATCCATCACCCACTCAAGTCGGATGAAAACAGCCCCCACCACACCTTTAGCAACAGTAGATAAAAGTTGTCAGTACTGGACCTGCACGATGCCAGCCGTAGCTGAGCTTGTGTGTAGCAGGTCTGGAGGAGAGCCAGAGGGATAACAGGCTGATAATGAAGCTGACTAGGTCCACAAGCAGGTGGGCAGCATCTGTCATCACCGCAAGACTGCCTGCAAAATACCCACCTGCAGAAGGAGACAATTAATTCAtagaaatattataatattgtaTGGCTAAAATGCTAGATTGATACTTGTGTGGGAAATACTAAGCAGGGGTAAAAGTGAGACGGAATGATCGCCGTTCCTGCACCTTcgattaaaggtgctctaagcgatgttgggtgatgtcacttcttgttgacgtttgaagtattgtcaaacaaaactgaggctagctcgcccctccctcctcctcatcctgtccactccccctcccttctgtgcactaaccccccaacccccacccccaaatccttcttgtcggttattggctggaacactgtttatgtttcgtggtgcaggttggcgcagtttgtttttgttgccgtttgtggagcctgggctgtctacagatactgcgtttttttttacagtgtgttcaggggccaggtagctagcagatagtgaggagatgtttgctgtatgtgacaaaaaatgttgtagcctaaaaaacgcgtgacatcgcttagagcacctttaataagtAAATTAATCCCATGGGCAGTTTCATACATCAGTGTTTTCCgttcctttaaaataaaagtttccCCTATTTATTCTCAGCAGCGCACCGCCATGAGTCCAtgcaggtgaacaggtgaagatcACGTTGTCGGTAACCTACCGGTTACAAACAGGACCGGCTTGCTCTTATTGTTCTTAGTGAAATTAGCTGGAAGTGAATGTAGCCCTGGTGTGTTTTATGTGGACTGACTGCGTCAGACACGgtttaaaaaatagtttttaaatgcTTGTCAGCAACCGGTCGTATGGTAATTTAGGAGGCAATTTGGCCTTGTATGCTCTGATAAATGTGGCATGCAGTTAACACACCAGTCATACTTTTAATAAAAACTCCTGGCAATTTCTGCTGGTGTTCATCACCACTGTTTTGGAAGGAAATAACGAGAGTGGCAGGTGAACTAGCTTTAAAAGTGAGTTTTCTTTATGTGCTGTGTAGTGGATAGAGTTCAaaatttaaaattcaaaatgttaaatttgAGAATGGAATTTGGTGTGGTGTTAGCACGAACATAAATCAGGGATTAAAGAAATTTGAGGAAAACAGAATGACTCACCAAGGATTTCACCGATCATGAAAACCAGGCAGATGACTGAGACTACATACAACCTCTTCTTGGCGACTTTCTTCTCTCGTTCACGATCCTCCTGTGCATGGCTGTTGTCATGGCAATGCTTGATGTCACCTGTGCCGTCTATCTGTAAAGCCTCCTGGTTGGACACGCTGGACAGAACATATGCAGTGAAATGACTTTGTGACTCTTCAACGTGTTTAGGGTGCAACAAatcattttcattgtcgataAACCTGTCAATTATTATTCAAcgttcccagagcccaaggtgtcGTCTTCAAATCATGTGCTTTGTGCGACCAACAGCACAAAATCCCAAAAATATCAAATTTCCAATAATATAacagagaaaaaagagcagatCCTCCCACTGGAGAGGCTGGAACAAGCAattgtttggtatttttgtttgataaatgGAGTTCATTGATTGTCAAATTTGTCGACAATAAATATTGATTCTGCTTCGCTTTACATTTGTCCAGGTAAAGGTATGTTTAACCCAATAATGTGTAGCCTTTTCTTATACTATCTCTTTTTGTTGTGCTTACAGCGTCCAGATACGTACAGTATAAGTGCAGGTCAAGGGGGGAAATGCAGTTGTGCAAGACTGGAGTAGAATTTtatctattttatatatatatatatatatatatatatatctctctctttttttttcttcttttttttttaaagctgaattaaaacaaaaacaaactttaacAGTGGATTTTAAAGTTATATTAAGTGGGTTTGTTGTATACTAGGATATGAATAAACTAGAAATAAGTCTATTTAGTTGTCACTGGGGGAAACTGGGTGGCAAATGAAACAGTTTATAAAAAGGGAAATAGGTGAATAATTTAATCCAGTGATTCTCAAAGTAGGGTCTGTGGCACTCTGCCACAGGTCTGTGAAAagttttcagagtgtgtgtgtgtgtgtgtgtgtgtgtgtgtgtgtgtgtgggtgtgtgtgtgtgtgtgtgcgttttctCTTGGTTTGCCTTTAATATTTTGTGTCACTTAATTGAATTGATGTCAATTGCATTGTTTTATGGGTATTCTGTGTTGAGATAGTGCACATATTTTTAAAGGtgctaagcgatgttgggtgatgttacttcttgttgacattcgaagtattttcaaacaaaacgaggctagctcgcccctccctcctcatcatcccgtcccctccccctcccccttcctTACATGCTTCCATGCACTAACcacaaatccttcttgtcggttattggctgaaACTCTGTTTGTTATGGTTCGTAGTGCAGgctggcacagtttgtttttgttggctttggtggagcctgggctgagactgcgttttttttacagtgtgttcaggggacaggcagcttgcggagagtgaggagatgtttgctgtatgtgacaaaatattttgtagcctaaaaaacgcgtgacattgtttagagcacctttaatacatGTCGAATATCTTTCTAATTCATTTATCAtgtgttgttctttcacataaATAAGGCTTTAGAAATGTAAAGATATAGGCTACGTCAAATTATTCCAAGGGAAATACAtgacattgtaatttccccttacGGGATTAATTAAGTataattattgtcattattattattattattattattattatttctgagGGGGTCCCCGGGATATTCTCTGTCTTGTAAGGGGACGTAGGCTGAAAAACAATCGAGAACCTCTGgtttaaataatgaaatattaGAGCACAGTGCTGTAACCTGTGCACACCTccctgtgtttttaatagtgaCGTTTCCAGCAGCAATGACAGGAATGAACCTACACGTTTGCGCACTGCTAATCAGACCAGCAGAACCCAGACCAGTACCGTGTGGAAAACTAGTAGTTCACAAACTAGGGAACGTGAGCAAAGACCGTGCCCACTGCACAAGCATTACTGAGAAAAAAGTTGTATATTTTCACAAATGTTTGTCAAACGTCCTATATGTAGGCTAATTTGAGTGTCACTAAAAGTCATTGAACAATTTCAGGTAAACAAattacataaacaaataaaatgcttCATAACACAGCCTATGGTTAAACAGACAATTTGCCATGTTCTTCGACTAATATAGCGCAAATGAAAGAATAAAGGTTTACCTTAGAGTGGTGTATGAGTTCCTCACGTCTGACACCAGGGCAATTTTTTCTGGATCCTTTTTTTTGAACATGACTGACGATGTGGAGAATATCAGATTTAAAAAGATCGCTCAAAGTCAATAAAATCTCagactaaaacaaaaacatgcttaaaaaaacaaaaacgatacaatgtaacttaaaagtagcctacttctAAGAAAgctatatagttctgttaatacAAACTGAATTTGTTCTGATCTTCTTAAGGCTTTGTTGTCTCCTCtcgaaatgtgttttaacagcCGCTGAACATCCTCTGAAACCATCCGGAGTGCAAACGGTTACATATGTGATGCAGCCTTGTGACTACCATTGATTGTACCGTGTGCAGATGCACGGCCTGGCCGCCTGCAGCGCTATCAGAAGAAGAAGTTGACGGGGATTCAAAATATAGGCTAGATGTAGACACCTACGATGGGTTTAAAAGACACCAAATCTCTAAGCACAATGTTGGTGGGAGAAGCACCACATAAACAAGTATCAATTTCATGTTCTCTTGAATGTAGCCCTAAAAGTTGAAGATAAATTCACCTTGTGCGCACTGCTCATCTAAATCGGAGGGGCACAAATAGCCTATTATACTGTTCTGTTCAGCGAGCCAAAGGCTGAACTCATTCGGGATCCGCCCCCCTCctgcgatattacgaatcccactatggccacgccaagacccgctcTTCAAttgcatttattggccaggcgtccatgcttacgcaaggtaacgtcgccgcatttgtacaggtcctatcccctgaccaatcggctatcactcgaggtcaaatgcctgaccccaaccaatcgacctgcttcgtagggcgggtcttggcgtggccatagtgggatttgtaGTTTCGCCCCGCTCCTTTGACCAGCCGCCACTAGTTGTACAATCAAACCCGTGAGCTCTTTTCGTGTGTTTTATCACATGGCCATTCATTTCTGAATACAGGCTTCCTCATCCCAGTTTAAATAACAATCGCCATGCTGTATAAATAACATAGGTCTACTTGTTAATCGAAAAATCTGCCTTAAGCTGTAAACACCAGTATAAAGTTGATGTTACTACAGTGTCTCCTGTGAGTTTAGGATATCAGTTTTATAGAAACAGCATCTTAGACTCCATGTTgattgtcaactattaaagtCCCCCtcactcaaaaatgtgttttgcttattGTAACTTAGGCTATGTAAGCTTCACTTTGCTGAatgatgtatttttattgtttgaCACTATAAGGctaaatgtttctctgtgttcaCTTTAATTTAGAGTTCAACACATGTACGTATGCTGATTTTGATTTTGAGACATCACAAAGAAGTCAATCTTGGAAGAAGAAACTTGAAGCCTCCGGTGCACAAACACTGATCATTTACTTTTCAGTGAAGTCAGAGACATCTTGTGTCCAACAATTAAACTTCAATTCAACTTCAAATAATATTACTATTTTTTTCGATGAGGGAGAAGAATTATTAGAATAATATAAGATAATATATAAGAATTaattttaaaggtgcaatatgtgaCCTGgaaatgtaactttttttgtagaaaaaacacaaattattattcaaagagtatattatttatgttttaacagaCGGTGGTTCCTAAACTTTTTTCACATCAAgaacccctaaactgacacaaattaaacCACAGACCCCAATTTGATAAgattttgcatttttgttttagatgttttaataaagaaagcgtatgaaacccatgacaaaatagtcatacattcatTCAAGTCATTGTGTTACTTCCTCAGACCCCACTTTGAAAACCACTTGTCTGTTagacatttcaaaaatattAGTAAACAAATCCAAAAACTAGAGTGCTAAAACTCAAATTTGTTATCTCATCAAGTCTGGAACTGCTAAGGTTCTGAGTAACATATTCTGTTTCAGAAATGAGAACACTACGATAAGCTCATTTGGGTATAAAAAAAGAGCGTTCTGTGGGTCCACAAAATCATTCCCATTCATTGTCTGTGGAGCAGCTCTAGACTTCATTCTTCATGAAACCACAAGTTTGAGACTTACTTCTCTGGTTTCTGACTTTAAAGGAGAGTGtagctcatgttcacaaatattcATTGAACTTTCCTAGGCCATGGAAATAACATATTGGAATTCCTAATATTAAGGTGGTGTGTGTCCTCGTTGACATGGGGTATTTTGTATTTCATGCGTCCATCTTAATGAACCATACCAAAGGTTTTGAAATCACATGTTGagatatacactcacctaaaggattattaggaacacctgttaactttctcgttaatgca
Above is a window of Sander vitreus isolate 19-12246 chromosome 14, sanVit1, whole genome shotgun sequence DNA encoding:
- the slc30a8 gene encoding proton-coupled zinc antiporter SLC30A8, which produces MFKKKDPEKIALVSDVRNSYTTLSVSNQEALQIDGTGDIKHCHDNSHAQEDREREKKVAKKRLYVVSVICLVFMIGEILGGYFAGSLAVMTDAAHLLVDLVSFIISLLSLWLSSRPATHKLSYGWHRAEILGALLSVFTIWLVTGVLVYLAVERILNDDYTIEGTIMLITSGCAVVANIIMAFALHQSGHGHSHGGLSSPGHGHSHGGQGHSHIKEHRQRAQQGNASVRAAFAHVLGDLLQSVSVFLSAIIIFFKPEYKIADPICTFLFSIFVLCTTLTILRDIVIVLMEGTPAGVKYGEVRDGLLAVKGVTAVHNLHIWALTMNQTVMTAHVAIDETGDAHTVLREMTQACFSSYNFHSVTIQMERQADLKPGCYLCEDPKK